Genomic window (Marasmius oreades isolate 03SP1 chromosome 3, whole genome shotgun sequence):
GCCTCGGAGGGTAGCCGTTTGCGCTGAACGTTAGGCAACCATGTTCTGCGCGTTTTATGTTTCGAAAATGGCACGTTGTTGCCATAGCGTTTTGATTTTCCTTGGAAAAGACCTAGTTGAGCCCTTTTGAAGGGTTGCGAGACTGGTGCTACTTTTAGAGTCGGGAGTGTAACGAACATGAACGATGGTGGGAACTTCCAGAGCCCATCGGAGGTTTCGGATTTGTCCTCCCCAGTTTCACCCTTCTTTCTCGCTATAAAACATAATATGTTTGATCGCTGCTACTGTTCGCTAGATAGATGGCCGACCCCCAACTTCCAACGATTCGGACGAGAGCGTCGTTTCCACTGGCACCTAATTCGTGTGTTTTGACCGTCTGCGGTAATGTTTTGTCGTGCAATGTTCGTCCATCTGTACCGTATCTAGTTAGATTATTACATGGGGACTTTCGATGTGGCTGCTGCTTGACTCCGGTACCTCAGACTCCGCCCAGAGCGCGTCGCGTCAAAAGCTTGTCCTTGACCACGCTCATCATCAAAATCTCGGCTGCTTCTACTGAACCTCACTCCCATGAAATAATGGAATCAGGGCAGGAATATAGAACTCGAAAAGTGGAATCGGTTACGGGATTAGCAGGCTCTTCGGTCAGCCACATTAACCTCTTGTCTTCGGTAGCACTGGTGCGTACATTGTAGGTCTCATAACTGTGCAAGACGCTCAAAAATTTCCTCCACAAGTCTTCAATAGCGCTATACTATGCACTGCGTTCCAGATTTCCCTCAAGTCCAACAACAGGCCTCATAGCATCATGGCTGCTACTCGTCTTCCCCTTGCTCCTCTCCATGACGTTCTTCGCGAATCGACCCGGGACTTTATTCCTTCTATTTGGCGTTCCAGCTGGTTTAATACTGACTTTACCGAAGAAAGAACGGGGTGCCCCACTACTGTCACCTACTTCCTCTCGAGCGCTGGAAACACCCAAACCGTCAATACCTCAACTCAACTGCGTGACGACATACAGAGCCCATATGCTTTTGATGACCATGCTTGCAATCCTGGCGGTGGATTTCTCTATCTTTCCTCGGTCGCTGGCAAAGTGCGAGACGTTTGGGTTTTCGTTAGTGAGTGTGATCTTTCATTCGAATCTAACATGTCGTTGAATCGTACTTGTAGATGGATCTAGGCGTTGGGTCTTTTGTGTTCGCGCAAGGGCTCGTTTCGGCAATCCCGTTGATAAAAAATCCATTGCACCTCACGTCGCCTTTTTTACCTAAAGTCTCCAGTATCATTCGGAAAACGATGCCCATTATTGCATTGGGCCTGATCCGAGTTATTCTCGTCAAAGGGACTGATTATCCCGTGAGTCTTGGATAGGTCGGCCAATAGTATGCAAAGAGTTGACTTGGTATAAGGAACACGAAACAGAATATGGTGTTCACTGGAACTTTTTCATTACCCTCGCCCTTTTACCCGTGATGGAAGTGGTTCTCCACCCCTTGATGGTCTACTGCTCTGTTACGTTCATTGGTATCACCGTTGCCATCCGTGAGTTCTTCAGTTGGACTTGCAAGGGTTCAACAATATCTAATCGGATTTCTAGTACACCAGTTAGCTCTATCCAAACTGGGTCTTGAAGACTATGTCTTCAACGCATCACGGGTATCTTCTGTGGTCAGTGCCAATAAGGAGGGCATTGTTTCGCTTGCCGGGTATTTCGCCATTCACCTTCTCGGTTTGACTACCGGAACGCTCATCCTTCCGCCTTCGCCATCATACTTTCGTCGTATTCACCGGCATCTGCAGCAGAGACGAGGAGCTCACGACACCTCAAATACTGTCGACCCGCTGAAGAAGTTAACTTCAACCCGACAAGACGATAAAACTGCCACGGAACTTTGCGCGTACACCGTTGTTTGGTGGATTCTCTTTGGTTCAACGAGATTGCTGAGGTTTGACGGGGGGAGTGGAGCGTCCAGAAGACTGGTCAACATCTCCTATATCTTCTGGGTATCCGCGTACAACACATCATTCATACTCGGATACATGATCTTGGATATCTTATTCTTCCCAACTCCACGACCTTCGAAACCGAAATACAGCAAAGGTAAACCCGTAGAGTATGCTGAGATACACCCGGTGGGTATAAACTCGGAGGAAATCCCTCCCGCTTTATTCACCGCGATCAACAGGAATGGATTGGTTCTGTTTTTGCTCGTACGTTCATGATGTTGCGACTCTGCTCATCTGTGCTGAACTGATTTTATCGTGACTTAGTCCAATTTAGCGACTGGAGTTGTAAACCTGTCTATACCAACTCTAGATACATCCGATACGTGGGCGATATCAATTTTAAGTGTATATAGTTTTGGGATATGTGTTGTTGCATGGGTGTGTAGGAATAGGAAGCTCTGGCAGCTGTAGCCTTTCTTTGGGTCTTCTGATATAGGCTGATTCTCCCCGACCCGTCGGTTAGCTAGTATGGATACAGAAAGTAGAATGGCGTAGATGGTACAAAGGGGCACGAAGTAAAGAGAAGATCTTCGCGTAGCGCGAAGACAAGAAAAGGGCTTTTTGCCATTAATCATCATTGGTATATATAACGTGTCGTTCAATACGGGATGAAATCGCTAGACTGAAAGGGTTACGACCTGGGGTCGTTCACCCGCACATGAAGGTGGTGATGGAAGAGAGGGAGGATATAATCCCTGAAGCGCATGTTTTCCGGTCTGATTGCATCTGATCAGCCCTTCTGTTTGTCCAAGTCAGGGCAGACAACTTTGACTTACGTCGCTTCATGAGCCTCGAGATCCAACTTGCGGAAAACATTAGCAAGAATAAGATACATCTCGCACCAAGCCAAGCTACGAAACGGGGGCACAACGACCACGTCATGAGACAGAAAAATCAATAATGAATTCAAAATTTGCGCACTTGATACCTAAACAAGTCCGTGGTCCTTTTGAAAACGCCACGAGATGTTTTCCTAACTGGTGCGAATTCTCGCCTAACCAGCGTTCTGGAATGAATTTGTGTGGGTCGGGGAACAGGAACGGGTTTGAGTGGACTATGTACGATGCACAAGTAACGATGGTCTGTTCAGGGCAATGTTGTTAGCGGGCCCTAAGTTTCGTTCAGACGAAACTTACGCCTGGAGGTACCGTACGACCTGTAATCGTCACCTCCTTCTCTCCAACCAAGCGGGGCGTGGGGGTAGATGTCCCGCAAGATAGTCGCAAAGATTCTCTGATAACAGCGCCCTATGGGTTCTGTTGAATGGCTTCACCATATAAATCAAGCGACAGAAGACTCACGAGATACGGCAATTCCTCTAGCTGCTCATACTTCATATCCTGTTTGACGTCCTTCCAAGCCTCATCCAGCTCTTTCCTCAACTTACTCAGAACGTCCGGGTTTGTCAATAGATGGAATGTCCCAATCATACATGCGTTCGCTGTCGTGTCAGTCGCAGCAATATGGAAAGCAGCACCTTCGTCGATGAGCTTCCATCTCGGGAGTCCCGAGTCCGAGGAATCCCTGACAAACATATCAAAAACTgcttttttatttttatccTCCAGGTCACAGCCTTTCATCGCTAATTCATCGATTTTCTTCGCAATATACTGCCGTTCTTCCAGTAATGGTATCGTCACTGGGGCGATCCTCCGAGAGATCCATTCGGGAAGGCGGTCTGGACGGAAGGGGAGATATTTGAGAATCCACACGGCGAGGAATATTCCGTCCAAGGCGGTTAGGAATTGGTGTCTGAAGTCTGGAGTGTCGAGTGCGTTCGTTTCTTGGGCGAAAACGTATGATGAGATGATGTCGAAGGTTGCAGCTCGATAGGCGTAGTGTATATTCGGCGGGGTTTGGTATGTTAATAGTGTCTTGATGAGTTTGTTCACCTGTTGCAAGGTCATTAAGGTATCTCCGTGTGTGGGTAGGGGGAGAGAGAGACGATACCTTTGCTTGAACACGGTCCTCTAGTCGTAGGACTGTTTGTCGAGAAAGATACGAACCAAGCTTAAATCGCCTCTTGGCAGCTTCTTTCGGATCGATTTCGCCAAATACCGACCCTGGAGCTGGCGAAGTAGTAAGGTACCAGGTGGGATCCTTGAGTATCTTTGAAGTAACATAGATATCATCGTAGGCACCGGGATCACTGAAGTGTAGCTAAAAGGGTTGCCTGTAAATTCTAGAAAATCCTTCATGATGATGTTTCCGAAGACATTACCTCGTCCGGAGTGACTCTGACGACGGGTCCTGTGGGGAGTCAGTGATGGAACACCTGGAGAAGACTTTGACTAGCGAGGAACTCACCATACTTCTTGTGCAACACTTCGAGTTGGTCTAGCCACCCTCCGTCACAGAATATCTCGTAATATCCCCTGTAGTACATGGTGATGGCGGCGAGCCATGGACCAGGGAATTTATGGAGAGGGTGGAAGAACAGACGATAGAGCGAGCGAGCGAGAAGCAAGGAGATGATAACTGTTGGCCAGGATTGAAATAACATGGAATGTAACTTGAAGGATACACTTACGCGAGTGCACCTGATATATCCCTTGATTTTTGGGAGTTGATGTGGGAGCCAATCCATTGGGACAACTTCACTATTCTTCAGTTGAGCGATATGGGGTAAAACGGTATTAACCCAGATGCATAAGTACATCGAAGCAAGGTCCGAGCACCTGAAAACGCCACTACCCCATCCATTCTCTCACACCATCCGACACGGAATTAGGCCTGGTGGAAACCGAGCTGAAGTACATATTATGTTGCACTGGTGCCTAAGAATTCCGGATTCCGGATTCCCTTCGAAAGGAAGGGGATTGATTGGAAACACCAGCGGCTGTAACGCTCGTCAGCCTCCTTGAGACCAGTAGCGCGAGAGCAATCATTACTTACTGGTGGGATAGCTCTAAGGTGTTTTGACGTTTTTTTAAGCACTATGTCAAGATCATCCAATGCTAATGCCTCGAAAGAGACAGGTATGCAGTAGCCTGTTTGTAGTGAAGGACCGATCGCCTCTGAGTGAACGTTTGCAGCTTCATTGGATTGTCCCGTTGAGAGCAATGTATTGGCTCTATCTATGAGTGGCAAGAGACCAGGTGGATATAGCCCTCCGCCGCTTTCTGCGCTGTTCCTTTCAACGAAAGttaagaagaaagaaatggaAAGGGAAAGCGCCGGTATGCGTATCGTCGATGGTTCGCGTGAGCAACATGAGGAAGGTCTCAACTGTGCgaatttctttccctttttattcacagataagataacgcCTACGGTTTATCGCAGTAGTCCTTCCGACCTTTCGCCTAATTTTCAACCTTCCTGCCAGCGGGCCTTCGCTGGCCCCCATGTTAACTTTTAGCTCTACAAGAGTCAAGTCGATCAATCATCACTGAACCGCTACGAAACCTTGTCCATACACCATTGTTTGGTGGATTTTCTTTGGTTTAACGAGACTTCTGACTTGACGGGGGAATGGAAGGTGTAGAAGACTGGTTAACGTGTTATATCTTCTGGGTGTCCGCGCACAACACGTCTTCATACCTGGATATGATGCCCGATATCCTCAGAAGGTCGGAGGAAACCTTCGGCTTCCAGTACAGCCAAGGCGGACATAAACGAAAAGTCCTTAATCACATATTTGTGGCCTCTTATGGGTTACGGGCGAATTTTGTGGCGTAGTGAGAGCTCCGTGTTACCCCGCCCGCTTCGATATTGACGAGTTTCTATTTCAGAAAATTCATTCCTCTTTCTGTCATAACCTTTTCGTTGTAGGAACAAACAATAAAATCATTGTTGATGAATGTCCTCGGCCCGGCAACGTGGACGGACCCGGATGGCTTGAACTTGATAACTATATAAGACGGAATGGCCTTGTCCCTTTGTTGTCCCTTTCTCCTTTatttctcttcctcaccaTAATCCACTCCTTTCCCCGCTACTATCGTGCTGGTCCACGAATCTCGTCTGGTGGTGTGCGGTTTAGAAACGACACAACAAAGTTGATCTTTATGAGGAATCCAAACATGTTCACCACTGCAGTAGTCCTGGCATCCCTGCTCAGTGTAGCATCGGCCATTGATCGAACCACGGTGGCGGAACAATCAGCTATTTCTGGTGAGCGAAGCATGACCTGCCTCGACCCTTTTTAGTGTTGACTCTCATATATCAGACCCTGCGGAGCAGTGTACGACTTACAATTTCCCACCGATTGAGGAGGAAATACCTAAATTTCCGCAAGTTTTCACGAAAGCGACCATACTTGAGAATGATGATGTTGCACGCGCGAAATTTGAAGAAATATCGAGCAAGATTCCGGATATTGCTCCGAAAGTGAGCAGAATATGAAGCGCTTTGGAAATGGTGTTTTCTCCTGACTTATTGTTTACATTGTAGAAGGAGGGGGACATAGATAATTACGACACTGATCAGGATTCTGATTGCTGGTGGACGGCGACACTATGTACCCAACCCAAGGCGAAGGACGTTCTTGCAGATATCAGTTTGGTCCCCGAGGTGCGTGCCCCTCTTCTCATTCAGCCTGTCAAGGCATCAaactttcttttgttagccTCAAACCCTTGGATATGGTTTCGACGACGGGCCTAATTGTTCGCATAACGCGTTCTACGACCATCTTACAGCGCAGAAACAGAAAGCGAGTACGTCGTAACCCGGTCTTGCAAATCATTTTTATTTCTGACGTTTCTCTACTACAGCTATGTTCTTCATCGGGAGTAACGTGTTGACCTGGCCGTTGCAAGCCAAGCGAGCGATGGATGACGGTTTGTATTCTCGGTGATTGGCGCTTTGGATGATGCTCAGTATCCTGTCTGTCAGGTCACGAAATTTGTGTTCGTGAGTAGATGTCCAACAGTTGCCCGATTTCGAATCGGTCTCTGATCACCCTCATTCCTTGAAGATACCTGGTCTCACCCTCAAAGTACGGATCAGGGCTTAATGACGATCTCCCGCCTACTAATGTTCTCAATCAGTGACAACCTTGAGTAACGAAGATGCATTCGCGGAGATCTATTATAGTGCGTATGAATTTCGATGCCAGTTGACAAAACAACTGATTGCGTTATCTATGAAACCGATAGCTGTCGGTCTTTACATCATATATGCCTAGGTTGCTCACGGAGCATGGTCTATGTAGATGCAAGCTATCAAGCTCCTCACTGGCGCTACACCTACATGCTTCAGGGTGCATCAATCTGTTTGCTCGCTCCCGTCTTCATTGCGCCCTCATCTCAACCTTCATAGCCACCCTTCGGTGACATCGATGATCGCATTCGTGCTATATCTAATAGCCTCGGGCTCACAAATATTCTGTGGCAATTCGACACTAACGATAGCGTTCCTGGCCCGTCGGGAGAAGTCGAGGAGGCTAATATTCAGAAAAGCTATCTTAATTTCATCGAGGCTGCTAATAATGGAACATTCAGCACGGTAAAGCCATTCTGTTTTGTGTCATTGTAACGAGGTTCTAACATAAGGGCCTGTATAGCGAGGAGCAATCCTTCTCGCACACGAGACGAACAACCTGACAATGCAACAGGCAATCAATTTCTATCCCCAGTTGAGAGCTGCGTTTAAGGTATCTATATGAGAATATAGAAGCTTTCGTTTTTCGTTCTCATTCCATGATTCCTTTAGCACATTGTTCCTATTGGAGTTGCTTTCAACAAGACTCAGCCGTATGTCGAACAAGATTTCAAATTCCCTGACTTTGCTAAATGTTGGTGATCACATTCACCTTGGCTCCCTCATCATATACTAATTACCCTTTTCAACCCGGTAGACATCGAGACGGAGGTGACGACAGTCCAAAATGGGACCCCGTCAACCGGTACTATAGGTACCACTTCGTCGACGCAATCCAGTGTTGTCTCACCAGCTTCTAGTACCTCGGGAACTCCTCCTTCCATCCCTATTTCCATTTCCACTGCTAGCTCGGGCTCAGCTCAAGCAGCCTTACCGACCGGCAGCGATAACAGCCCCGATGGTCTAGTAAGGAAGATGACAGTGAACGCATCTTTTACTCCGAAGGGTGTTGGTTTCATCATGTCGTCTCAGAATGACGGTAACGGCGCAGAATCTTTGTCCCTTTCTTCTACAGCTGTCGTTCTCGTCCCTGTGGTATTACTCCTGCTTTAGTTTGTTGGCTTATTTGGGACGCTTTAAGATACGCTGTAAATTCTGTACTGATCTTTTAAATAATTGCGCGGACATTTGGTGCTATAAGTATAAAGATTCGAATCCTGGGCATAGAGTTCTGCATACACACATCAACTATCTTCACATCACCCATGCATGTCCGACGATTACTAGTTTGTCGGATCGAAAGCCTTCCGGATTGCCTTTGATTGCTCCGGAGTTCGGTTTAGGGGAGATGACACCACCAGACGGGTCGGTCATTAAACGGTGGTCTCCAAAAGACAGGGCTGAGGATCGCATCTGCTGCCGTTGCGGAAGTTGACGCCGAATATGAATGGAAGCAAAGAGGGTAGTTGCATAACGCGGTTCAAACGGGAACATGGGATGAAAACTCTTATAAGAGTCGACGTCCATGGCACCAGATCAATTTATCTATAAGAGAAGCAGTAAACTTGGAAAATTCATTCATAGGAAAGTTCGGCAAGCCAAGGGTTAGTGCAAGGAAAAACGGCCATTCTAAGGAAGTACTCTGACTTGTAAACGTCTGGTAATTCTTTCTGCAAAGTGTGGATAACATAACACACCTATTACGTCCGACCAGAGATATATTGAAGACATGGTATTACGAACCAGAGATCGTGAGCAGGTCAACGTAAGGATGCCGAGGAGCAAAGACACCAGTCATTGGCCATAGGTAAAACTGCCTTTCAAAACGTATCTGTGGCGACTCCGTTATAGCACGGACGACTTAAACCGGACGACGTAAGGATCCCGAGACTCCAGCCATTGGCCATTAAGAACAGATGGACTGACTCTGTTATAGTCTTCTCTGAATAGATTGATGCAACAGCAGATATAGCGTTTGATGCCCTGACCGAGGAAAGGGGAGCATAGAGGGACCGTGGGATTAGTAGCTGTCTACTTTCCTCGCCCACCATTCTCTGACACCGTCGTCGATGTCAAAATCCAGGACCCATTCCGCAAATGTCTTCTAGCACTCCGAACAGCTTTCGGATAGATTAGTCTATTAGCCGATAGTATGTGAGAACTAGATTTACCGACCGGTAGCTTTCCGAGCTCAATGACTCGGATGGGAGCCGCCTCAGCAAGGTCATATAAAAGCAGCAGCAGATGATTGAGGAAGGATCCTgtcatcaccatcacctATGTCCGACGATTACAAACGCGTTATTCTCGTTACAGGTTCCAACACTGGAATCGGGTACGAGATTGTCAAAGGTCTCGCAGAGAAGGGTCAAACCGTCTATTTGGCTGCGAGAAATGAGGCCGCTGGAAGGGAAGCTCAGTAAGTTTGCTCTGATCTCACTCTGTAATGATACTAGCCCACGACTTTCCTTAGGGAAAAGCTCAAGAAAGAACACAACCTAGATGTCAAATTCGTCCAACTCAATGTAGAAGATCTCAAATCCATCGAAGCTGCGCGAGACGTTATCGGAAAAGCCGAAGGAAGACTAGACGTTCTTGTCAACAACGCAGGTGCGTTCACGCGCAACACTAAGCAATAGTCTTCTGTCTAATCGCCCGcccttttccttcatcaGGAATAAGCGGGATGGCCCACCCCCAAACCGCCTCTGAAATGCCCATATCCGTCATTCGCTCCGTCTTCGAAACCAACGTCTTCGGTCTCATCCAAACCACCACCGCGTTCCTCCCACTATTACGCAAAGCGAAACCGGGTTACGGAAATATCGTTCAAAACTCTATGGAGTGGGCCTCTGGCACGTATCAAACAAGTGATAAAGGTTTTACGACTTTTGCTGCCTACTGCACTTCGAAAGCGGCGATGAACATGTATTCGATTGCGTTGGCGAGGGATCTCAAGAAGGATAGGATTAAAGTTAACTGTTTGTGCCCTGGGTTTACGACGACCAAGCTAAATGGTTATATGCCTGGGGGAAAGACACCTGCAGAGGGCGCGAAACCGTTGATTGATTGGAGTCTTTTGGGTCCCGAGGATGATGAGAAGACGGGTATGTTTTtgcttttcttttttacGCGTACAAGATGCTTACGGACCATTGGACCACAGGCAAGTTTTGGAATGTTGACGGGGAAGTTCCTTGGTGATTGGCTTGTGTAGAGGAATCGATAGTTAGTTTAATGTTTGTATTGAGATTCAACCATCCGTCGCAAAGGCATTTATTAACTCATTCCCCTCGACTTCAGTTCAATCCAGAATAAACAGCTCCACCAGGAGGGACGTATTTCTGCGTTTACCGTGATCAGCACCGACTCCGTCCAAACAAAATCAAGTCATACCTGGTTGGCAGCATCGCCTTGGTAAACATTGAAAAGAATACCAGGATCAGTAGCCTACCACAACGTGGGTGAACACCATGTATACAATAGCAAACCAGTAAATTCGCGCTAACAGACCTTGTATGTGCCAGGGAAACTCAGACCGGATGGCTTGAGCGAGCCGCCTCCGGTGACTAGTAAACCACAATACATGAATCATCAAGCACGCATTCACGATCGCATGTAATCACACACCTGTAAGCTGAACACAAACTACCAACATCGTAAAAAAGAGTCAGGTCTTTTCCGAGTCGTTGAAAAAATACATCAAGTACGAACCTGGGTAGAACTGAGCTCCTCCGACGGAACTAGCACCGTGCAGAGCTAGATTCTCGTGTCGCAACAACTGTTTGCAGGATGTCACAATCGGTTTCACTATAGTCTATAACGGAAAGAGTAAACAACTCACATAAGCCCCAGGCGCGATATTCCTCGGAATATTAACCGTATAACTAAAATTACCCTTCGCGAGCGTGTCAGACGCCCATTCCCCATTCTTGTACACGTCTTGTTGGACCTAAGTGTCgcgcatcatgcatcatcaTCAGCGCAAAAGTTCAATCTGCGATTGCTAACACCCAATCCCCTCACCTTAAACCAAGGCGACCCAGAATCACCTTTCCAAGTCGAACAATCACTACCGGGACACCTTGCCATATAATTCAAAACAGGTCCGTAATGTCCCAGTGGCCAAGTGTTCCAGAGCATCGTGACCTGTCCACCAGCTGCGACTGTGGCTTCAATTGGACCCTTTGTGAGTTTTTTGTGAGAGTTGTATACCgtgaggtggaggaggaagaggaaggcgtACAGGAGGAAGCTTCTGGTTTCCAATCGAACAGGTGATATCGGGGGAAGTGGGATCGGAGATGAACCCAGAATCCTACATGTCATGAAAGAACCGCGTTAGCCCTACGTAGTGTGTACGATAACGCACAACTTAAACTTACGAGTTTAGTTCCACGGACTACTCGTAACGGCTAAGAAAAAGCCCAAGTCAAAGCGACACAGATGAGCTCTTGGCGAGTTTTCGGAGGGGAAGAGGGGTCAGTGACCACTTACTTGAGGGGTAGTATACGGGTCTAGACGATCAAGATGAGTACCGATGGTTAGATATCCTTTCGGATGATAGAGTACACACCTTTCGTAATATCCCATCCAGGTATATACTGACTCCCAATCTTGATCTGGGGCACATATCCGTGCGCCGAGACTTTCGCTACCAACGCAGAagcaaggaaaagaaccgtAGGCACAAAGAGCATTGTAAACGACTCAGAACCTTCAAAGACTCGCTTAGAGCTTATGTGAAGGCTGTTTTTATGTATGTAGTAGTCGATCATGAGAACTTTTAAGCGATGGGATTCCGAATAACAAGCGTATCGCGGTGAGGACCGACATGGACTTGTAGAGGGCGTAAATGTCGGGAAGAGAAAAAGTCTTGTGTGTCATCGACGTAATTCAGACGATACCGCCCGGAACAGCGTGGAGGTGCTGATTGTATTGAAGAAACCGAGAAAGGGCCGTTTTTGATGTTTAGTTCGACCGTCGCGTGAAATAGACTGGAAACCCGAAGATTCGAGGGTCGGACGTCAACGTGGGCTTTCCAAGTCTCGTCCCTTATTGAGAAATGCTCTCGTTGGTAGTAGTGCCGGTAACGAATGCGATAGCCGCAGCGATGTAGGTTAACACACCGCTAACCTGAGATCAAGAGGATCTGAACTACCTTTCAACGACGCATCATAGTGGAAAATTCCTCACGACCAAGACCAGGAACGCGCGAGGGACAATCCGAAGCGGTGAATGGCGCGATCAGATTTGCCCTTCTGTGCATATCAAAACAACCACGGTCGATGGATCAAGGACGCCATCCGGTAAGGCTCGTAGTGCTGCCAGGGGTGCGGCTCCACAAGGACCTGCACGAACCCCAAGGACCTTCAAATCTTCTACCGCTTTCGAGACTTCATCATCCGATACTATAATAGACAAATCCACACCGGAGAGGAGATCAGGCCAAGCTGTATGAGATACAGTACCACAGTTGAGACCGGCCATGACCGTGTGGCTAGTTTGTATGGGTGTATTTTTCCCAATGTGAAGGCTAGTGTTGAGGCAAGCTGCCGTGTGAGGTTCTACTGCGAGGATCGAAGGCGGTGACACTGAAGAAAGGACGCCAGAGCGATAGAACTGAACGGCCGAGTGGGCTAGGGAGCCTACACCCACAGGTACGACAATGAGGGAGGGTGAGATGCCTTGATCGGCAAGTTGATCGGCCACCTCTGAGAAAAGAGTCGAATATCCTTGAACGATGAGCTTCAAAGAGGTATCGGTCAGTTTATTCTTTTGGAGAGAGAATTACTTCAAAGGTTTACCTTGGGTACTTCTTCATAGCCAGGCCAGGATGTATCTTGGATCAAAAGCCCTCCGTTT
Coding sequences:
- a CDS encoding uncharacterized protein (CAZy:AA9): MIDYYIHKNSLHISSKRVFEGSESFTMLFVPTVLFLASALVAKVSAHGYVPQIKIGSQYIPGWDITKDPYTTPQPLRVVRGTKLDSGFISDPTSPDITCSIGNQKLPPGPIEATVAAGGQVTMLWNTWPLGHYGPVLNYMARCPGSDCSTWKGDSGSPWFKVQQDVYKNGEWASDTLAKGNFSYTVNIPRNIAPGAYLLRHENLALHGASSVGGAQFYPVCVQLTVTGGGSLKPSGLSFPGTYKATDPGILFNVYQGDAANQKYVPPGGAVYSGLN
- a CDS encoding uncharacterized protein (BUSCO:EOG09264FWI), with product MESGQEYRTRKVESVTGLAGSSVSHINLLSSVALSSIALYYALRSRFPSSPTTGLIASWLLLVFPLLLSMTFFANRPGTLFLLFGVPAGLILTLPKKERGAPLLSPTSSRALETPKPSIPQLNCVTTYRAHMLLMTMLAILAVDFSIFPRSLAKCETFGFSLMDLGVGSFVFAQGLVSAIPLIKNPLHLTSPFLPKVSSIIRKTMPIIALGLIRVILVKGTDYPEHETEYGVHWNFFITLALLPVMEVVLHPLMVYCSVTFIGITVAILHQLALSKLGLEDYVFNASRVSSVVSANKEGIVSLAGYFAIHLLGLTTGTLILPPSPSYFRRIHRHLQQRRGAHDTSNTVDPLKKLTSTRQDDKTATELCAYTVVWWILFGSTRLLRFDGGSGASRRLVNISYIFWVSAYNTSFILGYMILDILFFPTPRPSKPKYSKGKPVEYAEIHPVGINSEEIPPALFTAINRNGLVLFLLSNLATGVVNLSIPTLDTSDTWAISILSVYSFGICVVAWVCRNRKLWQL
- a CDS encoding uncharacterized protein (CAZy:CE4), producing the protein MRNPNMFTTAVVLASLLSVASAIDRTTVAEQSAISDPAEQCTTYNFPPIEEEIPKFPQVFTKATILENDDVARAKFEEISSKIPDIAPKKEGDIDNYDTDQDSDCWWTATLCTQPKAKDVLADISLVPEPQTLGYGFDDGPNCSHNAFYDHLTAQKQKATMFFIGSNVLTWPLQAKRAMDDGHEICVHTWSHPQMTTLSNEDAFAEIYYSMQAIKLLTGATPTCFRPPFGDIDDRIRAISNSLGLTNILWQFDTNDSVPGPSGEVEEANIQKSYLNFIEAANNGTFSTRGAILLAHETNNLTMQQAINFYPQLRAAFKHIVPIGVAFNKTQPYVEQDFKFPDFAKYIETEVTTVQNGTPSTGTIGTTSSTQSSVVSPASSTSGTPPSIPISISTASSGSAQAALPTGSDNSPDGLVRKMTVNASFTPKGVGFIMSSQNDGNGAESLSLSSTAVVLVPVVLLLL